DNA from Deltaproteobacteria bacterium:
TGGCCGTAGTGGCATCCATTCCAAAGGTGAAGGGGATGAGCATGGCCGTGCCAGCGACTGGCCCGATGCCCGGCAGAACCCCGATGATGGTCCCGAGCGTTACCCCAACGAAGCATGAGAATATATTGACTGGAGAAATAGCCAGCGAGAAACCCAACAGTAAGTTATCAAACATATATATGCCCCCCAATTCTCATTTTAAATGCCGAAGGGTCCGCTCGGTAAGGGAGATTTCAGCCATAATTTAAATATGGCATACAATAAAGCGGTAAATACGGCTCCGAAGAATACGGCCCCCATCATCCTGGATCTCTGAAGAAAAAAGATCATGGCCGCAAAGAATAAAAAAGTGGCATAGGTATAACCGATGATCTCGAACACGATTAGGTAAGCGAGCAGGAAGATCGCCATAAACACCACCCGGGGCATATTCTCCTTA
Protein-coding regions in this window:
- a CDS encoding tripartite tricarboxylate transporter TctB family protein, encoding MKKGLIIVSIILMGMSLLGMIESSKLERTMKMGIGINFLPFWMCAIIGALALTLFVKALRGRITDADKPVFPKENMPRVVFMAIFLLAYLIVFEIIGYTYATFLFFAAMIFFLQRSRMMGAVFFGAVFTALLYAIFKLWLKSPLPSGPFGI